The DNA region ATCCGTTGCGGCTGCCATGCAATCCTCGCCGCGATCGTCTTGATAGCGGGCGCAACCGCGTCGGTCCCGACGTCGATCGGCTTTGCGGCTGGAGGGACCGCCCAGCTCATCATTGGCGAAGAAGCACGCCGGGGAGTCCGGGATCGAGGCGTCAGGGACCGGCTGGAGGAAGAAATGAACGCCTTCCAGCACGGGACGCTTCACCCCGATCTCTATCGACAGGCGTTCGAGCTCATCAATGCGCCAGACCCGGCGTGTGATTGTACCGAAGATAGACGGTCGAGTGACGACGGCCATATCCGGAAGCCCAACCCTTGTGGGGAAAAAGTCGATGGTGCGTGCGAATCGCCCGGAGGCGAAGAAGCGGAACATGTCCCGAATTGGGTGAACACGTGTCTCGAGGCAATCGATCTCGATGATCGGAAACACAACTTCAAGAAGTTGGCTTTCCTCTACGGTCCGTCACTCACATCGTTACGGACGCCTACTATGATAGGGCTTCGTCAACGAGGGAGTCGACGGGGGCGCCGGAAGCATTCCAACCAGGTGCGATGGATCAAAGGAAGGGGGCGGGCCAATCTCGACCGAGCGGAAAGGCGTCGCTGCATCCGAGAAGTTCGCCCAGAAGTATTTCGTTTAGGTCAGGTTTCTCCTCATTGTCTTTCTGCTATTCGACGCTGATCGTGATTGTCTGCGTGCCGTCGAGTTCGAAGCGATCCGGCGTCGCAAAGGCATTGAGCATGTCGTTGAAGCAGGTCAATCCGACATCGCCCTCGACCATGTAAGGGCCCCCCGTCGGCAACCTATCCCCGACAGTCGACATAAATGCCTCTTGGAGCCCTTCGCTTGCCTCGTCACAGGGAACATTGACTAATGAAAAAGCGTTGCTGAGCGTACCGGACCTCCCGCAACCTTCGACGGACAACTCAAAAGCCACGTCGACATCGCACTGTGTCGGGTTGGAGGGGTCTGGCTGGATGCATGCGTCCAAGACGCTCTGATCCGCTGCGACTTCAATGGCACCGTCTTCACCACCGCAGCTCGGTCCAGGAGCCGGACCGGGGCCATCACCACCGCCGCAACCTATGGCGACAACGAGGTTGAGCGCGAGCACCGAACGGAGAACACGTCGGCTCCGGAACGAGGAGCTGAGCTGCGGGAGCGTCATATCCAATCTAGCCTTTCAGTCCGGCGTGCTCGGGCTTCTGTGATCGCCAATGACAAGTCAGTGAAGCAAGACCCGGGTCGCACGAACGTTTGTTCAAGACACGCTGCTCACAAGACTCCATCCATATCAACCCAACGCGACACGAGGGATCCTGAGCTCCCTTTTTTTCTTCGTGCGACCTTCCATCCTCAGTGAACCTCCCCCAGCATCGAGGGAGAAGGACTAATGCGCACCTTCGCCACGCTGTTGCTCGTCCTCGTCGTCATGTCACCGACCTCAAGCTGACCTGCCTGCCCGATTGGTACTGCGCCCCTCCGGGCCGACTGAACGTGCGATTCCGCGTCGATTGAGGCCATCCACCCGTGGCAATAGGCGGGTTCGTGGTCTGAGCAATCAGGACACCGATGCAGGGACGCTTCCGGAAGCAGAAACGAAATGACGGAATGAATACTCGTGGCCAACTACGCCACCGTGCGCGGGGGGGCCGGCTGCGGGGAAAACAGCATATGCCTCGGACCGCGAGGCCGAGGGCACGGCGGTGACGGCGCAGCCACGAAAGCCAAAGCGCGCGGGGAAACAGCATCCGGAGCAGCGCGATCGTCATGGAAGCGATCAGGAGCCGCGCGGAAACCTCGCCGCTTCCGTGAAGCATTTCGGCGGGATGGGTCCCCGAGACGAACACCCGCCAGCACATGGCGATCGCCGGAAGAACGAGAGACATCCAGAGGGCCCGGGAAGCCAGGCCGCGATGGGTTTTTGTCGTCTTCGTCACCGCGGGCCGACCCACTCGAGAAGCGCAGGCGTCACGGGAAAGCGACCTAACATGCTCGGAGCGAGCCCCAGAACTCCCAACGTCCGATACGGCGCCGTCATGTCGTCAAAGAAAGAAAAGGGTGCTTCCTGTCGGCTATCCGCCCCCAGGCACTGCCGCGCCCGCTAGCTTGGTCGACCGCCTCGCCCAGGAGATTTCCGCCTACGCCCTTACCCATCTGCGCGATACGATGGCGCGGCCCGAAAATCAGGAATACGACTTGCCGCTCGTCGTCGACTCCGGGATGAGGACTTCTCTTGAGCGTCGAAGTTGGGGGACAGATCGTGGCGGATAGGAAAAACAAAAGTTTCGCCTCTCGTTTGCCACATAGAGAACGTATCGGGCTTTGGGAGTTCGCGTCGACGACTCCTGGAGAAACATGACCGACCGATTTTCCCGGGTCGCGGGTTCGCCGCCACCGACTGAGCCTGGCGCGAGGTCCAGTTCTCGGGGGCAAGCCGCCGCGACACCACCGCCGAGCGGTTTCCGATTCTCGATCAGAACGCGGGGCAACCCCCCGGCTGCCAGTTCGTGATGCCCTCGGCTTCCGCCACGCACGAGTTCGAGTAGGTTTCCCCGTCGCAACCGCAAACCGGGTCGAAGTTGTTAGGGCAGACCCGACCGCCGTCGACCAGCGATGGGTCGAAGCACACCGGCTCCGAACAGGAGCCCGGCTGCCAGTTCGTGATGCCCTCGGCTTCCGCCACGCACGAGTTCGAGTAGGTCTCCCCGTCGCAACCGCAAACCGGGTCGAAGTTGTTAGGGCAGACCCGACCGCCGTCGACCAGCGATGGGTCGAAGCAGACGACGGGGGCCTCATCTGGCAAAAAGAACGACTCGGGCAACGTCACCGAAGCCAGCAGCTCCCACTGCTCCCCCGGGCAAGGCGCGGCCGAGCAGAGGTTCGAGCTGTAGCAATCGAAATCGAGGTCCGTGCCGTTCTGCGCGGTCTCCTCGCAGTAGATGAAGACCGGCGGGCCCCCGGATGGGAAGAACACATTGCCGGTGACGGAGCCATCGACGAGATTGCGCGTGATGGCCCAACGCTCCGCGCCGACGTCCTTGCTGATGAGGGTCCGCGCGTCGTCCGGTGTGAACTGTAGCCCGGACTCGCGCGTGGCCTGAGCGGCAGCCTCCAACCCGCCGGCGGCTTCGACGACTTCAGCCATCACGGCGTCCATGGCGGCCTCGAGTTGTGCTGCCTCGACGGCTTCGGGCGGCAGGAAGAACGACTCGGGAAGTTCGACGTCCGCCAGCGGAACCCACTGATCGGCCCCGCACGGCGCCGCGATGCAAACATCGGCCGAAGCGCAGGACAGCAGCAGGTCCGCCCCCCGCGTGCCGGCCTGCTGACAGAAGACGAAAAGAGGATCTCCACCGGTCGGGAAGAAAACATTGCCCGTCACGGTAAGGTCGTCGAGGTTGCGGGTAATCGCCCAACGCTCGGTGGAGACGTCTTTGCTGACGAGCACGCGCTGTACGTCCGGCGTGATCTGGAGGCCGGATTCCCGTTCCCCCTGCGCCTGGACGAGGCCGCCCAGAGCGATGATGCCGGCAACTGCAAAAGCCGCCCGAAGTCCGATTCTCTTGAACCTCATACGTTCCTCTTTCACCCAAGCCGGCATGTCTGCCTCCGACCAATCTTTGTCATTTCATCCACACGCCGGAACCATGCTTCATCTGGGAATGCCTCGGAGTCACGGCCTGCGTCCTCCTTGCGTCCGAGAGGCGAACCGTCCAGTGCCGCATGTCGGGCTAGTTCGACTTCGCTTCTTCGCTCACGCGCGCAAACGCGCTGCGAGTCTGTACCGATCACAACGGTCTCGGACAAGCGCGAGCACCAGTAAATCTCGAGTGCTTTTGTTCGAACGTTCGCACGAGGCATAGGAGGGCGCACGCCAACGTCGGTAAGCCTCCGACATTTCGTCAAAAAGCCAAAAAGGTGCTTCCTGTCGGCTATCCGCAGCGGCTTGAATCGGCAGCAATCCGGGAGATTGAGCACCAAAGTGCTGCCGGCGAAAGATCACCCCTCTGTCTATTGTCGCGGGATCTGGGACGCCATAATGCCGCGGGACTGAACCGACGGCCAGACCCCATCGACAGCTCCAATGCTTGACACTCTGCATGCGGGTGATGGATGTTGGCGATCGAGATTTTCCAACCCGCGAGCAACTATGAAAAATTCCAAAGGTAAAGAACAAACACGCGCAATTTGTCGGACCTGCATGATCTCATGCGGTGTCTTCATGGAAATCGAAAACGGACGCGTCAAGAGTTTGATTGGCGATTCTGATGATCCAGCATCTCATGGATACTCGTGCAGGCGTGGCCGCGATATCACGGGGCATCTCTATGGACCCAACCGAATTCTTCGTCCTCTGCAAAAAGACTCGAACGGAGAATTCCAATCCGTCTCACCGCAAACAGCCGTTGCCGGTATTGCCGGGCGACTGAGCGAAATCGTCGACAAGCACGGCCCCGCCTCTGTGGCCCTCTACTCGGGCACCTATGCGCTGGCCCCTCCCGGAGGCATGGTATCCGGTGCGTTCATGAATGCACTGGGTTCCCCGATGTCCTTCAGCTGCGGTTCGATCGACCAACCCGGAAAACTTCTGGCACGTGCCCTGCACGGAAAATGGCACGCAGGCGGTACTGCCTTTGCCGAGGCGGAAACATGGTTGTTCATTGGCACCAACCCCGCGGTCTCGGGCCTTGGCGGCGTCCCCACGATCAATCCCAACTGGCACCTGCACCGGGCGGTCAAACGCGGCATCAAACTGATCGTGATTGATCCCAGACGCAGCGAAACTGCACAGAAAGCCCGGATCCACCTGCAACCGGTCCCCGGCGAGGATGCAATTATCCTGGCCGGCATGGTTCGCCTCGTTCTCTCGGAAGGCCTCGAAGACAAGGACTTCGTTGCCGAGAACGGCAAAAATCTGGAAGAACTGCGCCAACACGTCGAACCATTTACGCCGGAGTTTGTGGAGAAACGCGCGGACATTCCTGCGGATCAACTGCGCGAGGCCACGCGGATCTTCGCCGAAGCCAAGACCGGTGGAGCCAGCGCCGGCACCGGGTCCAATATGTCGCCGCGGGGAACGCTCGCCGAGTATCTTCTGGCTTGCCTGATTACGCTTTGTGGCTTTCGTGCCAAGCAAGGAGACCGGGTCCCGAACCCCGGCGTGCTCGTGCCCAAAGGACCGCGACGCGCGCAACCGCTGGAACCCATGCCCGTTGCCTGGGGCTTTCCGCCCGCCCTGCGGGTCCGCGGGCTCTCCAACACCGCCTGCGGATTGCCAACAGGTGCGCTTGCTGACGAGATCCTGCTCGAGGGCGACGGACAGATTCGTGCCCTGTTCTGTCTCGGAGGCAATCCTCTCACGGCCTGGCCCGATCAGATCAAGACGCGCGCCGCTCTGGAAAAACTGGACCTGCTTGTTGTTCTCGACCCGAAGATGAATCAGACGGCGCGCTATGCGGACTACGTCATCCCACCCAAACTGGTTCCAGAGATCCCGGCGCTGAGCTACGACTTCGAAGAACTCGAAACCCACTCGCCGGGCTGGGGCTATCCAGTCCCCTATGCTGCCTACCGCGAGGCTCTGGTCGACCCGCCCGAAGGCTCCGAGCTTCTCGAGGATTGGGAATTGTTCTACTACCTCGCACGAGAGATGAAGCTGCCCCTGCAGGTCTACTTTGGCCTGCTGCGAGACCCCGGTGACCCCGAAGGACGGTTTGTTTCCCTCGATATGGAAAACAAGCCGACGACAGACGATTTTTTCGAGATGCTCACCGAAGGATCGCGCATCCCGCTGTCTGAGGTTCGCAAGCACGAGGCCGGACGCCTCTATGAGGACCCCGACGCGGTCGTTTTGCAGCGAGATCCAGACTGCACCTCGTATCTGGAGCTCGGCAACCCGATCATGATGGAGCAACTCGACGAAGCTCTCCAACAGGGAGCCGTCCCCGGCGATGAAGAATTCCCGTTCCGGCTTTTGAGCCGAAGGCAGAAACATACCCTGAACTCTCTGGGTCGCGATCAGGCTGATTTGGTCCGGGAGCGCCCTCATAATCCACTCTTCATGCACCCGGCGGATATGAAGAAAATCGGTGCCGACAATGGCAAGATCGTCTCGATCTCGTCGCGCCGCGCCACCATTCACGCGGTCGTGCAGGAGTCGAACGAACTCCGCGAGGGCGTGGTTTCCATGAGCCACGCCTACGGGATCGATCTCGACAGACTGAAGGCCGGATCGGACCCCTCCGAGCCGCAGGAATACTCGATGGGCAACCATACGGGTGCACTGGCCAGTGCGGATCTGGACTATCAGGAGCCCTACACGGGGATACCGAGGATGAGTTCGATTCCCGTGCACGTCACCCTCGGTGACCTCAACTGAAGCGGAAAATACTGCTCCCCGAGCAAGTGCGCCAAGGTTCGCCGCAAGCAAGCCCGCAGGTGTGAAGAATCCGGGAACGGCAGCTAAGTATACTGGTATGAGCCGAAATATGGACAGTACGACCCTCGCGAAACCCGCCAACTTTGCCCACTTTGTCCTCCGTGTCACCGACCTGAAAGCTTCGATCGCCTTTTACGAAAGGCTTCTCGGGATGTACGTCGTCCACGAAGCTCCCTTCATCGCTTTTCTGACTTACGATGCCGAACATCATAGGATCGCTCTGGTGGTCACACCGGTGACCGACAAGGCGCCTCCGGGTGCGGCCGGGCTCGACCATGTCGCCTATACGTTTTCCTCTTTGGGAGCTCTGCTCGGGAGCTACCTGCGGCTGAAAGAACTTGGCATCGTTCCCGTCTGGTCGATCAACCATGGACCGACGACCTCCTTGTACTACGCCGACCCCGATGGGAATCGGATCGAGTTGCAAGTGGACAACTTCGAAACCGAGCGACAAGCGCAGGAGTTCATGTCCAGCGATGTCTTTGCGCAAAACCCGATCGGCGTGGAGTTTGACGCCGACAGGCTTGCTGCACGCTTCATCGCAGGCGACCCTATCGACGAGTTGCAAAAACAGGGCGCAACCGAAAACTAGTCCAGAAACTCCTGGAGGATCCCGTCCTGTCCGAAAACTCGGCCCGCGTTCTCATGCCGCTTCTCGATAGTAGTGGTTCAGGATTCCACCGAGCCGCTCGTGTCGCCGGATGGGCCCGTCACACCTCCCCGGCTCTTCAGGAATGATCACCGCGCTGTCCAGTCCCTGATGGTGACGCTCGCGATGGCAGTGCTCGACGTACTCCCTGACAGCGTGCCGTAGATGCCGCTCGCCCAGTGGAACCATCTTGTTGGAACACTCGAATTTGATCGAGAGCACGAACCGTTCGGCGTAGGCGTTCAAGTTCGGACTTCTGGCAGGCAGCCTCAACGGTTCCACGCCGCTGTCGCGCAGGATGTTGCGGAAGCCCTTGGTGAACAGGGGATCGCGGTCGAGAATCAGGTAACATTTGCCGAGCAGGAACCCGTCGAAGCCATCGGTGAGGTGCCGCGCCATGTTCCTCATCCACGCTTCATTGGGCCGGCAGGCGATGCCTGCGATATAAACCTTGCGCGTACTCAGCTCGATTACGAAAAGGACCGAGTATCGAACCAGCCCGCCGAGCGTCACGACCTCGACGGTGAAGAAGTCCATGGCTGCAAGGACCCCCCAGTGCCCCTTCAGGAACGTCTTCCACGACGTCTTCTTACATCGCTCAGGCGCAGGCTCGATGCCGTGGTCGGTTAGGATCGCGGCGACCGTGGTCCGACCGATCTCGTGTCCCAGGCTGCGCATGACGTCGCGTAGGCGGGTGTAGCCCCAACCGGGATTGTCACGGGCAAGCTGGACCACGAGTGCCGCAGTCTCCGGCGGCTTCGCAGGTCGGCCCGGCCCGCGCCGTGCGCTGCCGTCGTATTTCCTGGCGACCAGCTTCCTGTACCAGCGGAGGATCGTGCCTGGCGTCACCAGACCCGCGCACTCCTGCAGCAGCTTCGTTCCGAGGAGCTTCCCCTTGGCCGCGAGACGACGGCGCTGGTCATCGGCGAGAAGGATGGACCGGCATGCTCGGCTCGCGCAACCGTCGACGGCTCCGGCCGAATCCTGGTCCTTCCGAACGCTCATGCCTCCCCAGAACGGCTCGAAAATCGGGGCGGCCAAGTTTTCGGACAGGACAGGGTCCTACGACTGCGTGAATGAGCGGGCGCACGACGGCCCGGAGAAGGGTGCCGCCCTCAGCCCAGCTCGCCTCGCTTCCTGAGAACCAGCATGGTGCCCGCGAGCAGGAGCAACGCGGCGAGCCCAACCGTGCCGAGCGGTGATAGAGCTCCATGAGGCAGATAGAGGCGCACGCATAAGTCCGGTAAGGCGCCGTTCGGTCGGATTGGAGCCAAAAAAAGGGGCTTCATGTCGGCTATCCGCGACCGTGAAATCTTCTTTGTCTTGAGAGAGGACGGTAGCCGACATCAAGGCCTTTTTTGACCCAGGCCCCTTCTACCCGTCAACTCCCGACGTCCCCGAGAAGCCTCCGCCGGCGGTTTGCAGAACGGCGATGCCGAAGCGGTCAAACCCTAGGTAGCTGCCGCCTTCTACCAGCCCCATGTGGTAACCGAAGTCGTCCGACCCGCAGCTGTGGCCGATGATGATACGGTGCGCGGGCACGCCGGCTTCGGTCAGTATGCGCTGCTGCTGGTCGCCCAGCACGCCGGTGTCGGTGTGGGTGGTTATGGGCGCGCCGGTCTCGACCGACGCCGCGGCGGCGGCCAACAGCAGCATGTGCTCGTAATCGCTTATGGCCGGCTGCCCGGTGGCCACCTTGATGATGCCCGCGCGCATGCCGGTGTCGCCTCTGCCCTCGGTCAGTTCCTTGACGTACATCGCAGCGTAGGCGAGCAAACGTGCCGGAAGTGTCTCTTACAAATCGACCCCGAAGATCCCGACTCAGCCGTCCGATAAGGTGCCGTTAGGTCGGCTTGGAGCCAAAAAGGGGCTTCATTTCGGCTATCCGCATGATCACTGGGAGCTCACGCTCTGGACGATGAACCTGTTCAACGAGGGGTATAACGTCGTGGGCCTCGATATCCGGATCATCAGCGGGTACACCGGCATCAACGGTCCGCCGCGCAAGTACGGCGCGACGCTGCGCTATCGGTTCTATTAAAAGAGACAAGGGGGAAACATGGCTTCGCAACGTGCGCTGATCTTGGGGTTGGGCCTTACGTGTGGGCTGGCATTCGCGACACTCGCCGTGGCGGAGGACGCGCAGACGAGCACGCTGACGCTCGTCGCCACCGGCTTCGACTCGGACGACGGCGAAGCGCTCATCCAGCTCGCGAACTCCCAAGCCGATTACGAGTCCGACGACGAGGGGTTTCGCGTCGCGAAGATCAAGCCGGTCGGGAACAAGGTCGAGACGACCTTCGAGGATCTTGCTTACGGTGAGTACGGGATCAAGATCTTCCACGACGAGAACGGGAACGGCGAACTCGACATCGGCTGGACCGGCCCCGAAGAGGGGTACGGGTTCTCGAACGACGCCCGAGCCCTCATGGGCCCGCCCGACTGGGAGGACGCGAAGTTCACCGTGAGCGAGCCCACTCAGGCCATCGAGATCGAGCTGAAGTAGGTGACTCTGATGTCGATTCGACCGCAGAGAACGAAACGGATAGGAGCGGGAATGCTTGGCCGTCTCCGAACTCTCTCCTTCGCTCTGGTAATCGCGCTCGCGAGCGGGTCCCACGCTTGCGCGCAGGAGAGTGAGAGCTACCACGAGGAGCAGGACGGGGCGCCGGATTACACCGCGGACGAAGAGGCGTGAACGGACCGCCATCCCGGCGGACGAGCCGCGTAGCTTCGACGAGCCGCACGCCGGTATCGAGGTCGTGAAGCCGACGAAGTCTCGCCACGAGGGGATCGGCGTCGAGGAGCTGGTCGTTACCGCGCAGAAGCGCGCACAGGACATCCAGGACGTACCGATCTCGATGACCGCTCTGACCCGCTCCATGAGGCAGAAAGAGGCGCACGCATACGTCCGGTAAGGCGCCGTTAGGTCGGCTATCCGCAACCCGGTCCCTGCCCTTTGCCTCGCGGAACACCCAGAAAATTGATCCCTCAGATAAAACTTAGTACGCGGCTGCAACGATAAGATGCCGAGTTCGATATTCATGTGAGGAGAAAACCGATGCAATCACGCACAAAATATCTATCGGTGGTGGCCGTGACCGTGGCTCTTGCCGCCGGCGGCTGTGGGGATAGCGGTTCCGATGCCGACCCACTGGCCGGCATGCAGTCCAACTTCACGCACAAAATGATGCGCGCGACCGGCGAGAATCCGTTTGCCCAGCTCGGCTACGAATGCCGCGAGTGCTCCTGGGAACAAGTTGAGGCCATCGTGCCACCAGCGGGTTGGACCAAGGGCCCCGCGCAGGTGGTGATTCCCACCGGCGAGATCCGCAGTCGGCCCTCATTCGAAGGGGTTCCGGACTCGATGGATTTTGTGCCCGAGATTCCCGGCAACGAGTATCTGCTGATTGTCAAAAACGTCGACGGGCGCATTATTTAAATCGGCGGCATGGGCGTTGTCGTCGAAGCTCAAGTGATCCGAGACACTCTGCTGCGCTTTCCACCCACCGCCCGCGTTCACGAACTCACCGACCCCGATGGTAGCGTGTTCGTACTCTTTGCTCACGGAATCGACCCGGACGACCCGGATCGAGTCAACTATCTGGATGCCGACGCTCTCTCCTACCTCAACCCTCTCGAGGGTTGGACCTACAGCACCCGCATCATCAACGAGGAATTGCTCCTGGAAGCCAACGGCAGAGCCACAGTGCTGGCGATTCGCGGCGAGAACGAGTCGACCTGGGAGAAACGCTGAGAACTCTCTCGGGCTGCACATGGACTGCGAGCGGATAGCCGACATGAAGCCCCTTTTTGGCCCCAAGGCGACATAACGGCGCCTTACCGGACGTATGCGTGCGCCTCTTTCTGCCTCTGTTCGGGTTCAGAGGCGCCCGAGAACAAGTTCCCCAAGTGCCTCGACGACTGCGAGGCCGCCGTTCGGTGGACAGCCGAGAACGCCGCCGACCTCCGCGTCGATCCGGAACGCATCGCCATCGGCGGCGACAGCGCCGGCGGCAACCTCGCCGCAGCCGTCGCGATCTCCAACCGCGAGAACGAAGGCCCGTTCCTGTGCCATCAGCTGCTCGTCTACCCGGTCATCGACTCGCGCCGGAACACGCCTTCGTACCAGCAGA from Candidatus Binatia bacterium includes:
- a CDS encoding Kazal-type serine protease inhibitor, whose product is MRFKRIGLRAAFAVAGIIALGGLVQAQGERESGLQITPDVQRVLVSKDVSTERWAITRNLDDLTVTGNVFFPTGGDPLFVFCQQAGTRGADLLLSCASADVCIAAPCGADQWVPLADVELPESFFLPPEAVEAAQLEAAMDAVMAEVVEAAGGLEAAAQATRESGLQFTPDDARTLISKDVGAERWAITRNLVDGSVTGNVFFPSGGPPVFIYCEETAQNGTDLDFDCYSSNLCSAAPCPGEQWELLASVTLPESFFLPDEAPVVCFDPSLVDGGRVCPNNFDPVCGCDGETYSNSCVAEAEGITNWQPGSCSEPVCFDPSLVDGGRVCPNNFDPVCGCDGETYSNSCVAEAEGITNWQPGGCPAF
- a CDS encoding molybdopterin-dependent oxidoreductase, with product MKNSKGKEQTRAICRTCMISCGVFMEIENGRVKSLIGDSDDPASHGYSCRRGRDITGHLYGPNRILRPLQKDSNGEFQSVSPQTAVAGIAGRLSEIVDKHGPASVALYSGTYALAPPGGMVSGAFMNALGSPMSFSCGSIDQPGKLLARALHGKWHAGGTAFAEAETWLFIGTNPAVSGLGGVPTINPNWHLHRAVKRGIKLIVIDPRRSETAQKARIHLQPVPGEDAIILAGMVRLVLSEGLEDKDFVAENGKNLEELRQHVEPFTPEFVEKRADIPADQLREATRIFAEAKTGGASAGTGSNMSPRGTLAEYLLACLITLCGFRAKQGDRVPNPGVLVPKGPRRAQPLEPMPVAWGFPPALRVRGLSNTACGLPTGALADEILLEGDGQIRALFCLGGNPLTAWPDQIKTRAALEKLDLLVVLDPKMNQTARYADYVIPPKLVPEIPALSYDFEELETHSPGWGYPVPYAAYREALVDPPEGSELLEDWELFYYLAREMKLPLQVYFGLLRDPGDPEGRFVSLDMENKPTTDDFFEMLTEGSRIPLSEVRKHEAGRLYEDPDAVVLQRDPDCTSYLELGNPIMMEQLDEALQQGAVPGDEEFPFRLLSRRQKHTLNSLGRDQADLVRERPHNPLFMHPADMKKIGADNGKIVSISSRRATIHAVVQESNELREGVVSMSHAYGIDLDRLKAGSDPSEPQEYSMGNHTGALASADLDYQEPYTGIPRMSSIPVHVTLGDLN
- a CDS encoding VOC family protein, whose protein sequence is MDSTTLAKPANFAHFVLRVTDLKASIAFYERLLGMYVVHEAPFIAFLTYDAEHHRIALVVTPVTDKAPPGAAGLDHVAYTFSSLGALLGSYLRLKELGIVPVWSINHGPTTSLYYADPDGNRIELQVDNFETERQAQEFMSSDVFAQNPIGVEFDADRLAARFIAGDPIDELQKQGATEN
- a CDS encoding DUF2141 domain-containing protein, with the translated sequence MASQRALILGLGLTCGLAFATLAVAEDAQTSTLTLVATGFDSDDGEALIQLANSQADYESDDEGFRVAKIKPVGNKVETTFEDLAYGEYGIKIFHDENGNGELDIGWTGPEEGYGFSNDARALMGPPDWEDAKFTVSEPTQAIEIELK